TCTTCTTGTCGTCGGAAGCCTCGATCGACTTCGCCATGGCGTTGTACGGCTCGAAGCTCTCCGGGTCGTACTCGACGAGTCCGGTGAACATGGCGTCGACGACGTTTCCGCCGCCGACCTCCGTGGTGTTGCCGGGAACGAGCGGGTTCTCCGGCTCGGTCCAGTCCACCGTGATCGGGTCTTCCAGGGTGCCGGTTGCCTCGGTGACGGCCCCGCCGCCACCGCCGCCGCAGCCCGCTGCCAGCAGGGCCGCCGACAGCGATGCCGCGACCGGCGCGACCATGCGTCGCTTGCGCATCAAATTCCTCCCGCTGTCTACGTGACTCCTCGCCGGGGAGGGCGAGGGTCGCCACGCCGACGACCTCGGGTCGTCGGATGAGTGCGAGCGTAAACATAAGCGAGACACAGTTCACGACAATGAGCTGTCACAAAGCCGTCACTTTCTTTCTCGATTCAGCTAGATTTTCACCCAATTGGCGGAATGATTCGTCCCACATTTTGGGAATCAATCGATCGAAAGGGCGATACCGTCCAGGATGTCATGCTCACTGACAGTGATGTCGGTGATCCCGGCGCGCTCGGCCAGCTCGGCGGCGAGCACGCTGACGACCAACGCGCCGCCCCCGATGACGTCCACCCGCCCCGGGTGCATGGGCCCCAGCGCGGCGCGCCGGTCGTGGTCCATCGCCAGCAGCTCGCGGGCGGTCTCGTCGACGCCGGTCCGGGACACGCGGGACAGGTGGATCGCGGCGGGGTCGTACTCGGACAACCCGTGGGCGATCGCCGACAACGTGGTGACGGTGCCCGCGACCCCCACCCAACGACGCGCCGTCGAGACGTCGACCGCCGCGAACGCCTCGTCCAGGATCTCCCTGGTCAGTTCGCTGGCACTTTTCACCTCATCGGCGGTAGCGGGATCGGTGTGCAGGCAACGCTCCGTGAGACGCACGCAGCCGATGTCCGCTGAGTGGGATCCGAGGATCTCCGCCTCCTTGCCGTCCCAGTGCCCCAGCACCAGCTCGGTGGAACCGCCGCCGACGTCGGCCACCAGGAACGGGCCGTCCGCGGGATCGAGGTCCCCCACCGCACCGACGAACGAGAGCCTGGCCTCCTCCTCACCGGTGATGATCTCCGCGTCCACGCCGAGGGTCTCGCGGACCATGCCGAAGAAGTCCTCGCGGTTGGCCGCGTCCCTGGTCGCCGAGGTCGCCACCATCCTGGTGCGCTCGACCGACTCCTCGCGGATGCGCTCGTCGTAGTCGTGCAGCGCCCGCCGGGTCCGCTCGAGCGCCTCCTCCGAGAGCCGACCGGTGGCGTCCACCCCCTGCC
The nucleotide sequence above comes from Actinopolyspora erythraea. Encoded proteins:
- a CDS encoding Ppx/GppA phosphatase family protein, which translates into the protein MSRVAAIDCGTNSIRLLIAEVTVHDDGTRELRDLHREMRIVRLGQGVDATGRLSEEALERTRRALHDYDERIREESVERTRMVATSATRDAANREDFFGMVRETLGVDAEIITGEEEARLSFVGAVGDLDPADGPFLVADVGGGSTELVLGHWDGKEAEILGSHSADIGCVRLTERCLHTDPATADEVKSASELTREILDEAFAAVDVSTARRWVGVAGTVTTLSAIAHGLSEYDPAAIHLSRVSRTGVDETARELLAMDHDRRAALGPMHPGRVDVIGGGALVVSVLAAELAERAGITDITVSEHDILDGIALSID